In the Sarcophilus harrisii chromosome 1, mSarHar1.11, whole genome shotgun sequence genome, one interval contains:
- the GRIFIN gene encoding grifin, translating to MKRRIPVSIPEFPSLSFHSQFEAFCSGGLVPGWSLIVQGQSNSKDDEFEINFLCESGNIAFHFKPRFSNGTLVCNSFQHNHWGEEEIYNVFPLELKEPFEVKTRLFPSQIEVFSDSEHFHVFIQENKVAQYEHRQKPLSSITKVQVLNDLRFPLVELSKKRLYLG from the exons ATGAAAAGGAGGATCCCTGTCTCTATCCCAGAATTTCCCTcactttctttccattcacaGTTTGAAGCCTTTTGCTCAGGGGGCCTGGTCCCAGGCTGGAGTCTGATTGTCCAGGGTCAGTCCAACTCCAAAGATGATGA gtttgaaataaattttctctGTGAGTCAGGTAACATTGCTTTCCACTTCAAACCTCGATTCTCCAATGGCACCTTGGTCTGTAACTCCTTCCAGCACAATCATTGGGGTGAAGAGGAAATTTACAATGTCTTCCCTCTGGAGCTAAAGGAGCCTTTCGAAGTAAAAACCagactctttccttc TCAGATTGAAGTCTTTTCAGATTCAGAGCATTTCCATgtcttcatccaagagaataaggTGGCACAGTACGAGCACCGTCAGAAACCGCTGTCCTCCATCACCAAGGTGCAAGTGCTGAATGACCTTAGATTCCCACTGGTGGAGCTTTCCAAGAAGCGCCTTTATCTGGGGTAA